The following are encoded in a window of Harmonia axyridis chromosome 7, icHarAxyr1.1, whole genome shotgun sequence genomic DNA:
- the LOC123685289 gene encoding uncharacterized protein LOC123685289 — protein MGIPEAKNNLFTLRFADDQIVIAQDNDDLEYMARILIEEYKKWGLEVNIEKTRYMNIGGLEISDDGRLDQAIKKRNSLGRRAITRLNSIIWDQHISKSNKHRIYNTTIKSIVTYGSEVWQLKASAEKTLEATEMDFWRRAAGRSKLERFTNNRIREIMGVTHTITQDIKINQLRWYGHVRRMEDQRLPKQILDWTPQGRRKKRRPRKSWREGFNREIRERELDEDLWMDRG, from the exons ATGGGTATTCCTGAAGCAAAAAACAACTTGTTTACACTCCGCTTTGCTGACGACCAGATAGTCATAGCGCAAGATAATGATGACTTGGAGTATATGGCTCGCATATTAATCGAAGAATATAAGAAATGGGGTTTGGAAGTCAACATAGAGAAAACAAGATACATGAACATCGGAG GTTTAGAAATCTCAGATGATGGTAGATTAGACCAAGCTATCAAGAAGAGGAATTCACTAGGAAGAAGAGCTATCACGCGACTGAACAGCATAATATGGGACCAACACATATCAAAGTCGAACAAGCACAGGATATACAATACAACAATAAAAAGTATTGTAACATATGGAAGTGAGGTATGGCAACTGAAAGCGTCAGCAGAAAAAACCCTCGAAGCAACAGAAATGGATTTCTGGAGGCGTGCAGCAGGAAGATCAAAGTTGGAGAGATTCACAAACAATAGAATAAGGGAAATTATGGGGGTTACTCATACAATAACACAAGACATTAAGATCAATCAGCTCAGATGGTATGGACATGTGCGAAGAATGGAGGACCAACGCCTGCCGAAGCAAATCCTTGATTGGACACCTCaaggaagaagaaaaaaaagacgccCTAGAAAGAGCTGGAGAGAAGGATTTAATAGAGAGATAAGGGAGAGAGAATTAGATGAGGATCTGTGGATGGATAGGGGATAG
- the LOC123685288 gene encoding uncharacterized protein LOC123685288: MNYEISKVANTRHIIILGDLNSRTGRRHNDDIVGPYGGDVTNDNGTRLITLCDQNKLKITNGFFQHKDIHKYTRKQKTRNLRSIIDYAIIRQKSSLDIQDVKVYRSATCGSDHHLFRVGIRRQHGKKHQVESIRTAEEKRYYLMSLEQESAKKLYKQRLDEKLGHAHHNNPEDLYHHIKENIHAAAKEALGFVENNAKPTPYWWDEEIEDEIKIKRKKYRQYLNTKRQRDWTKKRAEFEIEDSSQYVRVQASPIRISRKEVKDICLSLRNGRSPRPGGIPAELIKNGTEKLYEELKTLFQYCISGQDIPKEFGTSFISTIYKSGNKNDCNIYRGIAVMSTISRIYGRILKNRIEREYSDLEAEEQAGFRAGRSITDHLFCLTQIIEKKVAVNQELHILYVDLKKAYDSIP; encoded by the exons ATGAACTATGAGATTTCCAAAGTTGCAAATACGAGGCACATAATTATACTCGGTGATCTCAACAGTCGAACAGGAAGAAGACATAATGATGATATAGTCGGCCCTTATGGGGGAGACGTCACGAATGATAACGGGACCAGACTGATCACTCTCTGCGACCAAAATAAGCTTAAAATTACCAACGGGTTCTTTCAGCATAAGGACATACATAAATATACACGGAAACAAAAAACAAGAAACCTAAGATCAATAATAGACTATGCAATCATAAGACAAAAATCCAGCTTAGATATTCAAGACGTGAAAGTGTATAGAAGTGCCACCTGTGGAAGCGACCATCATCTGTTCAGAGTTGGAATTAGAAGACAACATGGAAAAAAACATCAGGTTGAAAGTATAAGAACGGcagaagaaaaaagatattatcTGATGAGTTTGGAACAGGAGAGTGCGAAGAAACTTTATAAACAGAGACTTGATGAGAAGCTGGGACATGCCCACCACAATAACCCCGAAGACCTATATCATCACATCAAAGAAAACATTCATGCCGCAGCAAAAGAAGCTCTAGGTTTTGTGGAAAATAATGCTAAACCAACTCCTTACTGGTGGGATGAAGAAATAGAGgacgaaataaaaataaagaggAAAAAATATCGACAGTACTTGAACACGAAAAGGCAGAGAGATTGGACAA AAAAGCGAGCTGAATTTGAAATCGAAGATTCATCCCAGTATGTGCGAGTCCAAGCCTCCCCCATTAGAATATCAAGAAAAGAAGTGAAGGATATATGTCTCTCGTTAAGAAACGGTAGATCACCAAGACCAGGTGGTATCCCAGCAGAACTCATAAAAAACGGCACAGAAAAACTGTACGAAGAACTCAAGACCTTATTTCAATATTGTATTAGTGGACAAGATATCCCAAAAGAATTCGGAACTTCCTTCATTTCTACAATCTACAAATCAGGAAATAAAAACGACTGTAATATATATAGGGGAATAGCGGTCATGAGCACGATTAGTAGAATATATGGAAGGATACTGAAAAATAGAATTGAAAGAGAATACAGTGATTTAGAAGCCGAAGAACAGGCAGGTTTCAGAGCCGGAAGATCCATTACAGATCACCTCTTCTGTTTAACTCAGATCATAGAAAAGAAAGTAGCAGTAAACCAAGAGCTACACATTTTATATGTAGACTTGAAAAAAGCCTACGATAGCATCccctaa